In a single window of the Danio rerio strain Tuebingen ecotype United States chromosome 20, GRCz12tu, whole genome shotgun sequence genome:
- the nrl gene encoding neural retina-specific leucine zipper protein (The RefSeq protein has 3 substitutions compared to this genomic sequence), producing MSSSLPLSSLPPSPLAMEYLNDFDLLKFEVKPDTPPPPATCLYPKAGVHAEMTGSPFAPRPPADSSLSSSPYTSLPPSPTLSDGPPPASASSSSSSLSFPLSISTGYISGQSSGSQGTLDGSPSAAGGPAPCPNATSLEDLLWLAALQQQFGGEAGGAASLLGALGGVPERGDRDQRGFLGCEDAVEALLNSAAAAVTSQFPVLSQSSSSSHMGDSSSDSSADVVLNKPSDMCHRPILVVSSNPSSLANVNPSAGPYAQPLSPQSRLHHPHHPMQGHHHHHHHHHLLQVAQCGVEERFSDEQLVSLSVRELNRHLRGVSKDEVVRLKQKRRTLKNRGYAQSCRYKRLQHRHALESEKHILTQQLEQLQCELSRVLRERDTYKARYEKLISSSERQPSHPNTSPSPTPPDYFL from the exons ATGTCTTCCTCTCTGCCGCTGTCGTCTCTCCCTCCGAGCCCACTAGCCATGGAGTATCTCAACGACTTTGACTTGCTGAAGTTTGAGGTAAAGCCTGACACCCCTCCGCCCCCCGCCACCTGCCTCTACCCCAAAACAGGGGTTCACACCGAGATGACCGGTTCTCCATTCGCTCCTCGTCCTCCCGCTGACTCCAGCCTGAGCTCCAGTCCTTACACATCTCTGCCCCCATCGCCCACGCTGAGTGACGGACCTCCCCCTGCCTCCgcctcctcctcatcctcctcgCTCTCCTTCCCGCTCTCCATCTCCACCGGGTACATCTCAGGACAGAGCTCTGGCTCTCAGGGGACGCTGGACGGGAGCCCCAGTGCAGCAGGAGGTCCTGCACCATGCCCCAACGCCACCTCTCTGGAGGATCTGCTGTGGCTGGCGGCGCTCCAGCAGCAGTTCGGAGGGGAGGCTGGAGGTGCTGCGTCTCTACTGGGAGCTCTAGGAGGAGTGCCGGAGCGAGGGGACCGGGACCAGAGAGGCTTTCTGGGATGCGAGGACGCGGTGGAGGCCCTGCTGAACTCTGCTGCAGCTGCGGTCACTTCACAG TTCCCGGTGTTGTCCCAGAGCTCCAGCAGCAGTCACATGGGCGACTCCAGCAGCGACAGCAGTGCGGATGTTGTCCTGAACAAGCCGTCAGACATGTGCCACCGGCCTATTCTGGTGGTTTCTTCCAACCCTTCATCTCTGGCCAACGTCAACCCGTCGGCCGGTCCCTATGCACAGCCACTCAGTCCACAGAGCCGCCTCCACCACCCACACCATCCAATGCAGGggcatcatcatcaccaccatcaccaccacctcCTGCAGGTCGCTCAG TGCGGTGTGGAAGAGCGTTTCTCCGACGAGCAGCTGGTGAGTCTGTCTGTGCGCGAGCTGAACAGACATTTGCGTGGGGTCAGCAAAGACGAGGTGGTCCGCCTGAAGCAGAAACGACGGACGCTGAAGAACCGCGGATACGCGCAGTCCTGCCGCTACAAACGTCTCCAGCACCGGCACGCGCTCGAGTCCGAGAAACACATCCTGACACAGCAG CTGGAGCAGCTGCAGTGTGAGCTGTCGCGCGTGTTGCGAGAGCGAGACACGTACAAAGCCCGATACGAGAAGCTGATCAGCTCCAGCGAGACGCAGCCTTCGCATCCCAACACCTCGCCTTCTCCCACTCCTCCAGACTACTTTTTGTGA